A stretch of DNA from Serinibacter arcticus:
AGTCGGCGACGGCGGCCGCCATCACGACGACGTCGGCGGCGGGTGCCTCCGCCGTCATCGCCTCGGCCAGCTCCAGCGCGGTGCCGACCGTGACGACGCGGTGCGGGACGCCGTCGAGCGGGATCTCCACGTGGGCTGCGACGAGCGTGACGTCGGCGCCACGCGCGGCGAGCGCGTCGGCCACCGCCAGGCCCTGACGGCCGGAGGAGCGGTTGCCGAGGAAGCGCACGGGGTCGAGGGGTTCGCGGGTGCCGCCGGCGGAGACGACGGCGCGCACGCCCTCGAGGTCCCGCTCGCCGTCAGCCCCCGCGACCAGCGCCAGCGCGGCCGCCGCGATCGCGGCGGGCTCGGGCAGGCGGCCCTGACCGGTGTCGGTCCCGGCCAGCCGGCCGGAGTCGGGGTCGAGCACGTGGATCCCGCGCTCGCGCAGCACGGCCACGTTGGCCTGCGTGGCCGGGTGCAGCCACATCTCGGTGTGCATCGCCGGGGCGACGAGCACCGGGCACGTGACGGTCAGCATCGTGGCGGTCAGCAGGTCGTCGGCCCGGCCGGAGGCCAGGCGGGCGAGCAGGTCGGCCGTCGCCGGAGCGATCACGGCGAGCTCGATGCTGCGGCCGAGGTGGACGTGCTCCACCTCGGCGGCACCGGTGAAGACGTCCGTCGTCACGCGGTGCCCGGCCAGCGCCTCCCACGTGGGTCTCCCCACGAACTCGAGCGCGGCCGGGGTGGGCACGACGTGCACGTCGTGCCCGCTCTCGGCGAGCAGGCGCAGGAGGTGCACCGCCTTGTAGGCGGCGATGCCCCCGCTGACGCCGAGAAGGACGCGCAGGGTCTACTCCTCCTCGGAGGAGGAGTAGGACAGCAGGCCCTTGTTGATCTCGCGCATGGCGATGGAGAGGGGCTTCTCCTGCGGGCGGGTCTCGACCAGCGGGCCGACGTACTCGAGCAGGCCCTCGTGGAGCTGCGCGTAGTACGCGTTGATCTGGCGGGCGCGCTTGGAGGAGTACAGGACCAGCGCGTACTTGGAGTCGGCGACCTCGAGGAGCTCGTCGATGGGCGGGTCGGTGATGCCCTCGGGCGCGGCAACGGTTCCGGACATGGGTCCATCCTTACTACGGTGGGGGGAAGCCGCACGATCCTATCAGCGGCTGCTCCCGGTGACGGGAGGCGGGGCGGTCCGGCGATGCGCTCGACCGGCGGACGGCCTCCGCCACGCCCGCCGGTGTGGTCAGCCGTGCATCAGGGACGCGAGCTCGTCCGTGGCACGAGCGACGCTGTCGTTGACGACGACGTGGTCGAACTCCCGCTCGGCGGCGAGCTCGACGCGGGCGGTGGCCAGGCGACGCTCCCGCTCCTCCTCACCCTCGGTGCCGCGGCCGACGAGCCGCTGGACGAGGTCCTCCCAGGTGGGGGGCGCGAGGAACACGAACCGGGCGTCCGGCATGGTGCGGCGCACCTGACGCGCACCCTGCAGGTCGATCTCCAGCAGCGCGGGGACGCCGGCCGCGAGCTGCTCCTCGACGGGGCCGCGCGGGGTCCCGTAACGGTGCCGGCCGTGCACGACCGCCCACTCGAGCAGGTCGTCGCGCTCGACCATCGCGTCGAAGGTCGCCTCGTCGACGAAGAAGTAGTGCACGCCGTCGATCTCGCCGGGGCGAGGGGGACGCGTGGTCGCCGAGACCGAGAGCCAGATGTGCGGGTACCGGGCCCGGATGTCGGCCGAGACGGTGCCCTTCCCGACGGCCGTGGGGCCGGCCAGGACGGTGAGACGAGGAATGCCACCCGAGGTGGTGCGGGGCGCCACCTCAGCCGAACCGCTGGACGAGGGCGTCGCGCTGGTGCGGGCCGAGCCCGCGCACACGGCGGGTCTCGGCGATGCCGACCTCCGCCATGATCTGCTTCGCGCGCACCGGTCCGACGCCGGGGAGCGCCTCCAGCAGCGCGCTCACCTTGAGCTTGCCGATCGCCTCGTCGCTCTCGGCCGCCTCCAGCACGCTGGAGAGCGAGGCGCCGGAGTACTTCAGGCGGTTCTTCACCTCGGCCCGGGTCGCTCGCGCCTGCGCGGCCTTGGCCAGCGCGTCGGCGCGTTGCTGCGGCGTCAGTTGGGGAAGTGCCACCTGTGGATCTCCTGCCTGGCGTGGGGGGGTGCTAGTGCAACCTAGCGGGACGGGTCGCGAGCGGCAACGTGCGACGGTCAGACCTCGGGGCGCAGCCGCTGCTCGAGCCGCGACAGCGTCGGGGCGTCCAGCCCCGCCGTCGCGGCGAACGTCTCGAGGCTGCCGTGCGCGTCCTGCACGGCGGCCAGCGCCGACCTCAGGGCCGTGACGTCGACCCCGAGCAGCGGGTCGAGGAGCGCAGGGTCGAGGCCCGGCACGGACGGGACGACCGCGCGCTGCGAGGACGAGGCGTGGTTGGAGTAGACGAAGTCCGCCTCGACGGCCTCCGGCGACGCACCGGCCAGCAGCGCGGCGATCGCCACGAGCAGACCCGTGCGGTCCTTGCCCGCGGAGCAGTGGACGACGACGGCGCCCGGCGCGTCCGCGACGATCCGCAGCCCGCGACCGAGCTGGGCGACGGCCACGGGGTCGGTGACGACCTCGTGGTAGATCCCGGTCATCAGCTCCTGGGCCCAGCCGGGCGTGCTCAGGAGCCGGGCGAAGCGGTCCATCGCCTCGGCGTCGGGCGCCGTGCCGGACAGCTGCCCCGCGAGGGCGCCCCCGGGGCGATCGGGAGCCGGTGGACGGTGACGCCCGCAGGCACGGCGTCCGCGCCCTGACGGGCCGCCTCGTCGTCGCTCCGCAGGTCGACGACGTCGGTCACGCCCAGCGCGGTCAGCCGGTCTCGACCGGCGTCGGTGAGCCCGGCCAGGGCCGCCGACCGCAGCAGCACGCCGGGCGCGACCCCTCCCAGCGCGGCGGCGTCGCGATCGTTCCACGTGCCGTCGATGGCCAGGGTGACGCCCTGCGGGTCGAGGTCGACGACCCCGTCGGGGGCGGCGGCCGCGGCCTCGTCGTGCTCGGTCACACGGTCTCCTCGAGGTCTCGTCGGGCCTGCTGCGCCGCCGCGACGAGGCCGGCGGCGTCCGGACCCGCCCCCAGCACACCACGCGAGGTCGACGGCAGCGAGGCGGACCAGGCCGAGCCGACGACGGCGCGCACGTCGGCCGCCGTCCCGCCCTGCGCCCCGAAGCCGGGTACCAGCAGCGGTCCCCCGACGGCCTCGAGGTCGACGCCGAGCTCGACGGCGGCGTCGCGGACGGTCGCGCCGACGACGAGGCCGACGCTCCCCAGGGGTGCACCCGCGGCGCGCTCCTGCGCGTTCGCGCGGGCCGCGGCGGCCGCCACCAGTCCGGCGACGCTCTCCCCCGAGGCCACGCGGGCGTGCTGCACCTGCGCCCCCTCGGGGTTGGAGGTCAGGCAGAGGACGAAGACGCCGCGGCCGTTCTCCCGCGCCGTCGCGATCGCCGGGTCCAGCGACCCGGGACCGAGGTACGGCGAGAGCGTGACGGCGTCGCCCGCCAGCGGCGAGCCCTCACGCAGGAACGCGTCCGCGTAGCCCTGCATCGTCGAGCCGATGTCGCCGCGCTTGGCGTCCACGATCGTGAGGACGTCGGCGGCGCGGGCGGCCGCGACGGCCTCCTCCAGGACCGCCAGGCCCGCGGACCCGTGGCGCTCGTAGAACGCCGCCTGCGGCTTCAGGGCGGCCACGTGCGGGGCCAGGGCCTCGACGCAGCGCAGCGAGAACTCGCGCAGCCCCGCGACGTCGTCGCCCAGCCCCCACGCGGCGAGCAGCGACGCGTGGGGATCGATCCCGACGGTCAGCCGGCCCCTGGCGTCGATCGCCGCCGCGAGCCGCTCGCCGAACGGCCTCACGCCGAGGCCGCCAGCTTCGCGGCCCGCTCGGCGTTGAAGTCCTGCAGCGAGCGGACCGAGAACGGCCCGCGCCGGATCGCCTCGATGGCCAGCACGGCCATGGCGAACTGCTGGATGGTCGTGACGATCGGCTTGTCGACGGCGGTGGTCGCCGTGCGGATGTCGTAGCCGTCGGCACGCGCGCCCTGGCCGTTGGGGGTGTTGACGACCATGTCGATCTCGCTGGCGAGGATCATGTCGAGCACCGTCCGCTCGCCGTCGGGCCCCGGACCGTCGGACGCCTTGCGCACGAGCGTGGTCTCGATGCCGTACCGGCGCAGCACGTCGGCCGTACCGGTCGTGGCGAGGATCTCGAAGCCGAGCTCCACCAGGCGGGCGACCGGGAATACGATCGAGCGCTTGTCCCGGTCGGCCACCGACACGAACACGCGCCCCGTGGTCGGGAGCCCGCCGTAGGCGGCCGCCTGCGACTTGGCGAACGCGAGCGGCACGTCGACGTCGAAACCCATGACCTCGCCCGTCGAGCGCATCTCCGGGCCCAGCACGGTGTCCACGACGTCGCCGGCGGCGGTGCGGAACCGCTTGAACGGGAGCACGGCCTCCTTGACGGCCACGGGCGAGTCGGTGGGCACGTGGGCGCCGTCGAGCACCGGCAGCAGGCCGTCGTCACGCAGCTGCGCGATCGGCACGCCCGACATCACCAGCGCCGCCGCCTGGGCGAGCTGCACGCCGGTGGCCTTGGCCACGAACGGCACGGTGCGCGAGGCGCGTGGGTTGGCCTCGAGCACGTACAGGATGTCGGAGGAGAGCGCGTACTGGACGTTGAGCAGGCCGCGCACGCCCACGCCGCGGGCGATCGCCTCGGTCGAGGTGCGGATGCGGTCGACCTCGCGGCGCGAGAGCGTCACGGACGGGAGCACGCAGGCCGAGTCGCCCGAGTGGATGCCGGCCTCCTCGATGTGCTCCATGATCCCACCGAGGTAGAGCTCCTCACCGTCGTACAGCGCGTCGACGTCGATCTCGATCGCCTCGTCGAGAAACCGGTCGATGAGCACCGGGGCCGCGAACACCTCGGCGCCCTCGCCCGTGACGGGGGTGGAGCGGCGGACGTAGTCGGCGAGCTGCTCGGCGTCGTAGACGATCTCCATGCCGCGGCCGCCGAGCACGTAGCTGGGCCGCACGAGCACGGGGTAGCCCACGCGCTCCGCCACCTCCAGCGCCTGCGGGAGCGACGTCGCCGTGCCGAACGCCGGCGCCGGGAGGCCGGCGGCGACGAGCACGCCGCCGAAGATCCCGCGATCCTCCGCGGCGTCGATCGCCTCGGGCGAGGTGCCCCAGATCGGCAGCCCCGCCCTCGCGAGCCGGTCGGCCAGCGCCAGCGGCGTCTGGCCACCGAGCTGGACGATGACGCCCGCGACCGGTCCGACGGCGAGCTCGGCCTCGTAGATCTCCACGACGTCCTCGAACGTCAGCGGCTCGAAGTAGAGGCGGTCGGCGGTGTCGTAGTCGGTCGAGACCGTCTCCGGGTTGCAGTTGATCATGATCGTCTCGTACGTGCCCTTGAGCGCCAGCGCGGCGTGCACGCACGAGTAGTCGAACTCGATCCCCTGCCCGATCCGGTTGGGACCGGAGCCGAGGATGATCACGGCCGGGCGGGTCCGCGGCTGCACCTCGGTCTCGGAGTCGTACGAGCTGTAGTGGTAGGGCGTGCGCGCCTCGAACTCGGCGGCGCAGGTGTCGACCGTCTTGTAGACGGGGCGCAGCCCGTAGGCGAGGCGGACCTCGCGGACCGTCTCCTCCGCGAGGCGACGGATCTCACCGATCTGGACGTCGGAGAACCCGTGCCGCTTGGCGCGCCGCAGCACGCCCTCGCCCAGCGCGGGCGCGGCCGCGATCTCGTCGGCCACCTCCTGCAGCAGGAACAGCTGGTCGAGGAACCACGGGTCGATCGCCGTCGCCTCGAACAGCTCCGCGGGCGTCGCACCGCCCCGGATCGCCTGCTGCACCTGGACCAGGCGCTCGGCCGTCGCGGTCCTGCTCTTCTCGATGAGCACGGCCGTGGCCTCGGGGTCGGGACGCTCACCGCGCCAGTGCAGGCCGGCACCGGCGGTGTCGATCGAGCGCAGCGCCTTGTTCAGCGCCTCGGTGAAGTTGCGGCCCATGGCCATCGCCTCGCCGACCGACTTCATGGTGGTCGTCAGACGGGCGTCGGCCGCCGGGAACTTCTCGAACGCGAACCGCGGCACCTTGACCACGACGTAGTCGAGCGTCGGCTCGAAGCTCGCCGGGGTGGAGCCCGTGATGTCGTTGGGGATCTCGTCGAGCGTGTAGCCGATCGCGAGACGGGCGGCGATCTTGGCGATCGGGAAGCCCGTCGCCTTGGACGCCAGCGCCGAGGAGCGCGAGACGCGCGGGTTCATCTCGATGACGACGACGCGGCCCGTGGTGGGGTGGACGGCGAACTGCACGTTGCAGCCACCGGTGTCCACACCGACCTCGCGGATGATCGCGATGCCGACGTCGCGCAGCTTCTGGTACTCGCGGTCGGTGAGCGTCATCGCGGGCGCGACGGTGATCGAGTCGCCCGTGTGGACGCCGACCGGGTCGAGGTTCTCGATCGAGCAGACGACCACGACGTTGTCGTTCCGGTCGCGCATGAGCTCGAGCTCGAACTCCTTCCAGCCGAGGATGGACTCCTCCAGGAGCACCTCGGTGGTCGGCGAGTAGTGCAGGCCCTGGCCGGCGATCTGGCGCAGCTCGGCCTCGTCGTAGGCGATGCCGGAGCCGAGGCCGCCCATGGTGAAGGAGGGGCGGACCACGAGCGGGTAGCCGAGGTCCTCGACGGCGAGGAGCACCTCGTCCATCGTGTGGCAGATCGTGCTGCGCGCCGACTCGGCACCGCAGCGCTCGACGACGCCCTTGAACTGCTGGCGGTCCTCGGCGAGGTGGATCGAGGCGATGTTGGCGCCGATGAGCTCGACGCCGTGCTCGGCCAGGACCCCGGCCTCGTCGAGCGCGATCGCCGTGTTCAGCGCCGTCTGACCACCGAGGGTCGGCAGCAGCGCGTCCGGCTTCTCCTTGGCGATGATGCTCGCGACGACCTCGGGCGTGATCGGCTCGACGTAGGTGGCGTCGGCGAACTCGGGGTCGGTCATGATCGTGGCCGGGTTGGAGTTGACGAGGATGACCCGCAGGCCCTCCTCGCGCAGCACGCGGCACGCCTGCGTCCCGGAGTAGTCGAACTCGGCGGCCTGGCCGATGACGATGGGACCGGACCCGATCACGAGGACCGAGCGCAGGTCGGAACGGCGGGGCATCAGGCGTTCTCCTCGGGAGCAGCGGGGGTGGTGGAGCCATCGGGGGCCGGGAGGGCGGAGGCGTCGGCCGGTCGGACCTCGCCGCTCCGGCGCCGGTCGACGAGCTCGCCGAGCCGGTCGAACAGGTAGGCGGCGTCGTGCGGTCCGGCGGCGGCCTCCGGGTGGTACTGGACGGAGAAGGCCGGGATGTCGAGGCACTCCAGGCCCTCGACCACGTCGTCGTTCAGCCCGACGTGCGAGACGATCACGCGGCCGTAGCGGCCGCCGTCGTGCGGGGCGGTGCTCGGCTCGCCCAGCGGGGCGTCGACGGCGAACCCGTGGTTGTGCGCCGTGATCTCGACCTTGCCGGTGCGGACGTCCTTGACCGGCTGGTTGATGCCGCGGTGGCCGAACGTCAGCTTGTAGGTGCCGTAGCCCAGCGCGCGGCCGAGGATCTGGTTGCCGAAGCAGATGCCGAAGTACGGGATGCCGGCGTCCAGGACCCCGCGCAGCAGGTCCACCTCCGCCTCCGCGGCGGCCGGGTCGCCGGGACCGTTGGAGAAGAAGACGGCGTCGGGCTCGTGGGATCGGATCTCCTCGAGCGTGGACCCGGTGGGGACGACGACGACGCGCAGCCCGCGCTCGGCCATCCGCTGCGGTGTCATGTCCTTGATGCCGAGGTCGACCGCGACGACGGTCCCGCGCGGCTCGCCGCCGGCGACGGGCTCGACGACGTAGGCCTCCGACGTCGTGACCTCGCGCGCCAGGTCGGCTCCCGCCATCGCGGGCGCCTGGCGGACGCGCTCGACGAGCTCGTCGATCCCCGCCTGCCCGGGGTGGGCCGGCAGGGCGTCGCCGGAGAAGATGCCGGCGCGCATCGAGCCCGCGGTCCGCAGGTGGCGCGTGAGGGCGCGGGTGTCGACCTCGCTGATCCCGACGGCCCCCTGCTCGACGAGCCGGTCGTCCAGGGTCGCGGTCGAGCGCCAGCTGGACGGCGTGCGCGCGGGGTCGCGGACCACGAAGCCCGCGACCCAGATCCGAGAGGACTCCGGGTCCTCATCGTTGACGCCCGTGTTGCCGATGTGCGGCGCCGTCATGACGACGATCTGGCGGTGGTAGCTCGGGTCGGTGATCGTCTCCTGGTACCCGGTCATCCCGGTGGAGAAGACGATCTCGCCCAGCGTCTGACCGCGCGCCCCCCAGGCGCGGCCGACGAGGTGGGTGCCGTCCTCCAGCACCAGCAGGGCGGAGGCGTCGGTGGGGCCACTCATGCGCTGTCCTTCTTCTCGGTTGCGGCGTCGCCGCCGGTGGTGGGCGGGGTCGCCGCCGGGGAGGTCGATGAGGTCGGAGAGGTGGTGCCGGTGACGTCGGCCGTCGGTTCGCCCGTCGGTCCAGAGGCCGGGGCGGCGGCCCCGGGGGTGAGCGCGTTGACCGCCGCGATCAGCGGGTCGCGGTCGACGGCGAACCGGGTCCGCAGCCCCGTGTCGAGCTCGCGGTCCTCGCGCTGCCAGCGCACGACGACGAGGCCGCCGCCGCCCGTCACCTTGCCGGCGATGCCGTTCTCGCGGCGGGCGCCGCGCAGGTCGGCGGACGGGATGGCGACGTCGGGGGCGCCGCGTCGGCGCAGCCACACGCCGTCGGGCCCGACCTCGACCTGGACGGGCGAGCGCACGCCGAGTCCGTCGGCAGCGATCCGGTCGAGCCAGTCCCCCGCCGTCGTCGTGGAGACGTAGACGCCCTCCACCACCAGGGTGGCGGCGGCGACCGGCTCGCTCGTGGGGGCGGCGACGCCGGCGGTGCGCGCCGCGCGGGCGCGCCAGCCGAACCACATCGCCGCGAGCAGCGCGAGGCCGATCAGCGCGAGGAGGGCGACGGCGAACGGGCGGCTCACGCGGTGGCCCCGTCGGCGGGCACGGGCACGCCGTCGGCGATCGTGGCGCGGCCGCGCAGGAACGTCCAGCGGACCTCGGCGGGCAGGTCGTGACCAGCGAACGGGGAGTTGCGGCTGGCCGTCTGCTGGGCGCGCGGGTCGATCGTGCGGCGCGCGGCCGGGTCGACGAGCGTGAGGTTGGCAGGCTCACCGACGGCGATCGGGCGGCCGTGGTCGGCCACCCGTCCGATGCTCGCCGGCGTCACCGAGAGCACGCGAGCGACGTCGTCCCAGCCGAAGGGGCCGTCCTCGACCATCACCTGCGCCACCACCGAGAGGCAGGTCTCCAGGCCCGTCATGCCGAACGCGGCGGCCGCCCACTCGCAGTCCTTGTCCTGCACGGCGTGCGGGGCGTGGTCGGTGGCGACGATGTCGATCGTGCCGTCGGCGAGGCCCGCGCGCACCGCGTGCACGTCCTCGGCCGTCCGCAGCGGCGGGTTGACCTTGTAGACGGGGTCGTAGGTGCGCGCGAGCTCGTCCGTCAGCAGCAGGTGGTGCGGCGTGGCCTCGGCCGTGACCGCGATGCCGCGCGCCTTGGCCCAGCGCACGATGTCGACGCTGCCGGCGGTGGACAGGTGCTGCACGTGCAGGCGACCGCCGACGTGCTCGGCGAGCAGGACGTCGCGGGCGATGATCGCCTCCTCCGCCACCGCGGGCCAGCCGGTCAGGCCGATCTGCGCCGAGACGACGCCCTCGTGCATCTGGGCGCCCTCGGTGAGGCGCGGCTCCTGCGCGTGCTGGGCCACGACGCCGTCGAACGCCCGCGTGTACTCCAGCGCGCGACGCATCAGGACCGGGTCCCAGACGCACTTGCCGTCGTCGGAGAAGACGCGCACCGCGGCGGCGGACGTGGCCATCGCGCCGAGCTCGGCCAGCCGCTCCCCCGCGAGCCCGATCGTCACGGCGCCCACCGGGCGGACGTCGGCCCAGCCGGCGTCGCGGCCGAGGCGCCAGACCTGCTCCACGACGCCGG
This window harbors:
- the pyrF gene encoding orotidine-5'-phosphate decarboxylase produces the protein MRPFGERLAAAIDARGRLTVGIDPHASLLAAWGLGDDVAGLREFSLRCVEALAPHVAALKPQAAFYERHGSAGLAVLEEAVAAARAADVLTIVDAKRGDIGSTMQGYADAFLREGSPLAGDAVTLSPYLGPGSLDPAIATARENGRGVFVLCLTSNPEGAQVQHARVASGESVAGLVAAAAARANAQERAAGAPLGSVGLVVGATVRDAAVELGVDLEAVGGPLLVPGFGAQGGTAADVRAVVGSAWSASLPSTSRGVLGAGPDAAGLVAAAQQARRDLEETV
- a CDS encoding tyrosine-protein phosphatase produces the protein MDRFARLLSTPGWAQELMTGIYHEVVTDPVAVAQLGRGLRIVADAPGAVVVHCSAGKDRTGLLVAIAALLAGASPEAVEADFVYSNHASSSQRAVVPSVPGLDPALLDPLLGVDVTALRSALAAVQDAHGSLETFAATAGLDAPTLSRLEQRLRPEV
- a CDS encoding tyrosine-protein phosphatase codes for the protein MTEHDEAAAAAPDGVVDLDPQGVTLAIDGTWNDRDAAALGGVAPGVLLRSAALAGLTDAGRDRLTALGVTDVVDLRSDDEAARQGADAVPAGVTVHRLPIAPGAPSRGSCPARRPTPRRWTASPGS
- a CDS encoding dihydroorotase codes for the protein MPGYLLRSVAPLGGERTDLLLRDGVIVAVGGDAAAQAGSDDVVVDGDGLVALPGLVDLHTHLREPGREDTETVASGTRAAAAGGFTAVHAMANTAPVADTAGVVEQVWRLGRDAGWADVRPVGAVTIGLAGERLAELGAMATSAAAVRVFSDDGKCVWDPVLMRRALEYTRAFDGVVAQHAQEPRLTEGAQMHEGVVSAQIGLTGWPAVAEEAIIARDVLLAEHVGGRLHVQHLSTAGSVDIVRWAKARGIAVTAEATPHHLLLTDELARTYDPVYKVNPPLRTAEDVHAVRAGLADGTIDIVATDHAPHAVQDKDCEWAAAAFGMTGLETCLSVVAQVMVEDGPFGWDDVARVLSVTPASIGRVADHGRPIAVGEPANLTLVDPAARRTIDPRAQQTASRNSPFAGHDLPAEVRWTFLRGRATIADGVPVPADGATA
- the carA gene encoding glutamine-hydrolyzing carbamoyl-phosphate synthase small subunit — encoded protein: MSGPTDASALLVLEDGTHLVGRAWGARGQTLGEIVFSTGMTGYQETITDPSYHRQIVVMTAPHIGNTGVNDEDPESSRIWVAGFVVRDPARTPSSWRSTATLDDRLVEQGAVGISEVDTRALTRHLRTAGSMRAGIFSGDALPAHPGQAGIDELVERVRQAPAMAGADLAREVTTSEAYVVEPVAGGEPRGTVVAVDLGIKDMTPQRMAERGLRVVVVPTGSTLEEIRSHEPDAVFFSNGPGDPAAAEAEVDLLRGVLDAGIPYFGICFGNQILGRALGYGTYKLTFGHRGINQPVKDVRTGKVEITAHNHGFAVDAPLGEPSTAPHDGGRYGRVIVSHVGLNDDVVEGLECLDIPAFSVQYHPEAAAGPHDAAYLFDRLGELVDRRRSGEVRPADASALPAPDGSTTPAAPEENA
- the gmk gene encoding guanylate kinase; this encodes MAPRTTSGGIPRLTVLAGPTAVGKGTVSADIRARYPHIWLSVSATTRPPRPGEIDGVHYFFVDEATFDAMVERDDLLEWAVVHGRHRYGTPRGPVEEQLAAGVPALLEIDLQGARQVRRTMPDARFVFLAPPTWEDLVQRLVGRGTEGEEERERRLATARVELAAEREFDHVVVNDSVARATDELASLMHG
- the rpoZ gene encoding DNA-directed RNA polymerase subunit omega, which translates into the protein MSGTVAAPEGITDPPIDELLEVADSKYALVLYSSKRARQINAYYAQLHEGLLEYVGPLVETRPQEKPLSIAMREINKGLLSYSSSEEE
- the coaBC gene encoding bifunctional phosphopantothenoylcysteine decarboxylase/phosphopantothenate--cysteine ligase CoaBC, whose translation is MRVLLGVSGGIAAYKAVHLLRLLAESGHDVHVVPTPAALEFVGRPTWEALAGHRVTTDVFTGAAEVEHVHLGRSIELAVIAPATADLLARLASGRADDLLTATMLTVTCPVLVAPAMHTEMWLHPATQANVAVLRERGIHVLDPDSGRLAGTDTGQGRLPEPAAIAAAALALVAGADGERDLEGVRAVVSAGGTREPLDPVRFLGNRSSGRQGLAVADALAARGADVTLVAAHVEIPLDGVPHRVVTVGTALELAEAMTAEAPAADVVVMAAAVADYRPTTSAGSKIKKTGDDLVIHLVENPDVLAGLVAARRAGQVVVGFAAETGDAAQDAAAHGRAKAIRKGADLLAVNVVGATTGFGDVPNAVVVLDAAGDEVGRAAGTKDEVARGLVDLIVGRLPR
- the carB gene encoding carbamoyl-phosphate synthase large subunit, whose product is MPRRSDLRSVLVIGSGPIVIGQAAEFDYSGTQACRVLREEGLRVILVNSNPATIMTDPEFADATYVEPITPEVVASIIAKEKPDALLPTLGGQTALNTAIALDEAGVLAEHGVELIGANIASIHLAEDRQQFKGVVERCGAESARSTICHTMDEVLLAVEDLGYPLVVRPSFTMGGLGSGIAYDEAELRQIAGQGLHYSPTTEVLLEESILGWKEFELELMRDRNDNVVVVCSIENLDPVGVHTGDSITVAPAMTLTDREYQKLRDVGIAIIREVGVDTGGCNVQFAVHPTTGRVVVIEMNPRVSRSSALASKATGFPIAKIAARLAIGYTLDEIPNDITGSTPASFEPTLDYVVVKVPRFAFEKFPAADARLTTTMKSVGEAMAMGRNFTEALNKALRSIDTAGAGLHWRGERPDPEATAVLIEKSRTATAERLVQVQQAIRGGATPAELFEATAIDPWFLDQLFLLQEVADEIAAAPALGEGVLRRAKRHGFSDVQIGEIRRLAEETVREVRLAYGLRPVYKTVDTCAAEFEARTPYHYSSYDSETEVQPRTRPAVIILGSGPNRIGQGIEFDYSCVHAALALKGTYETIMINCNPETVSTDYDTADRLYFEPLTFEDVVEIYEAELAVGPVAGVIVQLGGQTPLALADRLARAGLPIWGTSPEAIDAAEDRGIFGGVLVAAGLPAPAFGTATSLPQALEVAERVGYPVLVRPSYVLGGRGMEIVYDAEQLADYVRRSTPVTGEGAEVFAAPVLIDRFLDEAIEIDVDALYDGEELYLGGIMEHIEEAGIHSGDSACVLPSVTLSRREVDRIRTSTEAIARGVGVRGLLNVQYALSSDILYVLEANPRASRTVPFVAKATGVQLAQAAALVMSGVPIAQLRDDGLLPVLDGAHVPTDSPVAVKEAVLPFKRFRTAAGDVVDTVLGPEMRSTGEVMGFDVDVPLAFAKSQAAAYGGLPTTGRVFVSVADRDKRSIVFPVARLVELGFEILATTGTADVLRRYGIETTLVRKASDGPGPDGERTVLDMILASEIDMVVNTPNGQGARADGYDIRTATTAVDKPIVTTIQQFAMAVLAIEAIRRGPFSVRSLQDFNAERAAKLAASA
- the mihF gene encoding integration host factor, actinobacterial type: MALPQLTPQQRADALAKAAQARATRAEVKNRLKYSGASLSSVLEAAESDEAIGKLKVSALLEALPGVGPVRAKQIMAEVGIAETRRVRGLGPHQRDALVQRFG